From the Deinococcus aestuarii genome, the window ACTGGCGGACGGTGGGGCTGGCGCTGGCCCTGCAAGTCGCCTTCGCCCTGATGGTGCTGCGCTGGCCGCTGAGGCGTCAGGCGCTCGACACGGTGTCGGGGGGCGTGCAGGCGGTGGTGAACAACGCCCAGCAGGGGATCAACTTCGTGTTCGGGAACCTGACGAACGGGGCCCTGACGGGGGTGGGCTTCGTCTTCGCCTTCAACGTGCTGCCGATCATCGTGTTCTTCAGCGCATTGATCGCCGTGCTCTACCACCTCGGGGTGATGCAGGCGGTCGTGCGGGTGCTCGGCGGCGGGCTGAGCCGTCTGCTGGGCACCCGCCGGGGAGAGAGCCTCTCGGCCACCGCGAACATCTTCGTGGGGCAGACCGAGGCGCCCCTGGTCGTGCGGCCCTTCATCGGGCGCATGACCCGCTCGGAACTGTTCGCGGTCATGGTGGGCGGGCTCGCCAGCGTGGCGGGGAGCGTTCTCGTGGGCTACTCGCTGCTGGGGGTGCGGCTCGACTACCTGATCGCGGCGTCGTTCATGGCGGCCCCGGCGGGCCTGTTGATGGCGAAGCTGATCCTGCCCGAGCGCGACACCCCGCAGGACTACAAGGGCGAGGTCCCCGAGGACCCGGAGGGAAGGCCCGTCAACGTGATCGACGCGGCGGCACGCGGGGCGGGCGACGGGCTGCGGCTGGCCCTGAACGTCGGCGCCATGCTGATCGCCTTTATCGGCCTGATCGCGCTGCTCAACGCCCTCTTCGGCTGGGTGGGCGGGCTCTTCGGGGCGCCGGGGCTGAGCCTCCAGGGCCTGCTGGGGTGGGTCTTCGCGCCGCTCGCCTTCGTGATGGGCGTCCCGTGGGAGAGTGCGCCGACGGCGGGGAGCTTCATCGGACAGAAGCTCGTCACGAACGAGTTCGTGGCCTTCGTCGAGTTTGCCGGGAGGCTGCGGGCCGGGGGCGTCTCGCCCAAGGTCGAGGCGATCATCACCTTCGCCCTGTGCGGCTTCGCCAACCTGTCGAGCCTCGCCATCCTGCTCGGCGGCCTGGGGGGCATCGCGCCCTCACGCCGCGCCGACATCGCCGCGCTCGGCCTGCGGGCGGTCGCGGCGGGCACGCTGGCGAACCTCCTGAGCGGCACCCTGGCGGGAATGCTGGTGGGTTGAGGGCCGGACACGACACGTCCTGTCGTCTTTGGCGGGTACGCTGGAGCCATGACCAAGGTGCTGGCCGGGAAACTGGCGGCGGTGGGGGCGAACGGCCGCGTCAACGACGTGCTGTGCGCGCCCCTCTCCGTCCTCTACGACGACATGCGGGAGGACCTGGCGCGGGCGACGGGCGGAACGACGCTGGAGACGGCGATCAACGCGAAGGGGACGGGCAACCTTTCCCACCCCGGCGCCGCGCCGTTCGTCCCCCACAG encodes:
- a CDS encoding NupC/NupG family nucleoside CNT transporter; translation: MTDVLWGLGGMAVLLGLALALSADRRAVNWRTVGLALALQVAFALMVLRWPLRRQALDTVSGGVQAVVNNAQQGINFVFGNLTNGALTGVGFVFAFNVLPIIVFFSALIAVLYHLGVMQAVVRVLGGGLSRLLGTRRGESLSATANIFVGQTEAPLVVRPFIGRMTRSELFAVMVGGLASVAGSVLVGYSLLGVRLDYLIAASFMAAPAGLLMAKLILPERDTPQDYKGEVPEDPEGRPVNVIDAAARGAGDGLRLALNVGAMLIAFIGLIALLNALFGWVGGLFGAPGLSLQGLLGWVFAPLAFVMGVPWESAPTAGSFIGQKLVTNEFVAFVEFAGRLRAGGVSPKVEAIITFALCGFANLSSLAILLGGLGGIAPSRRADIAALGLRAVAAGTLANLLSGTLAGMLVG